The following proteins come from a genomic window of Methanosarcina sp. MTP4:
- the hcp gene encoding hydroxylamine reductase: MFCYQCEETMNGEGCTNNGMCGKKGEVADLQDELIYMLKSIAFYNQKARKAKISEKSTDEFMLDALFSTITNTDFRASGIQDRIDRGFKVQNEIKQKLLDNNLLDESDLPEIATLTPENLKERNTGVLATENEDIRSLRELLIYGIKGIAAYGHHAIMLGNSNKKVNSFIEEGLLATTDDSLTDEKLISLVLKCGEHGFDVMAALDAVNTTTFGNPEPTQVNIGTRGNPGILVSGHDLKDLKQLLDQTEETGVDVYTHGEMLPANAYPEFKKYKHLVGNYGGSWWQQRQEFESFNGPILLTSNCIVPPKKTYIDRLYTTGSVGYDGATHIVAEDGKKDFSAIIEQAKTCEPPVQLEKGTVMTGFAYNSILSNADRIVDAIKAGKIKKFIVMAGCDGRHKDRQYYTDFAEALPKDTIILTAGCAKYRYNKLNLGDIDGIPRVLDAGQCNDSFSLIIIAQGLMARLGFIDVNEAPISYNIAWYEQKAVLVLLTLLRLGIQDITLGPTLPAFVSPNVLNVLVEKFNITPNSTIEEDLERLLK; encoded by the coding sequence ATGTTCTGCTACCAGTGTGAAGAAACAATGAACGGGGAAGGCTGCACAAATAACGGCATGTGCGGTAAGAAAGGGGAAGTCGCAGACCTTCAGGACGAGCTCATCTATATGCTTAAGAGCATTGCATTCTACAACCAGAAAGCAAGAAAGGCAAAAATTTCTGAAAAGAGCACTGATGAATTTATGCTCGATGCACTGTTCTCAACCATAACGAATACCGATTTCAGAGCGAGCGGAATTCAGGACCGCATTGACAGAGGATTCAAAGTTCAAAATGAGATCAAGCAGAAACTTCTGGATAACAATTTGCTTGATGAGAGCGATCTGCCCGAGATCGCAACTCTGACCCCGGAAAACCTCAAGGAAAGGAACACCGGTGTACTTGCAACAGAGAACGAAGATATCCGATCATTGAGAGAACTGTTGATTTATGGTATCAAGGGAATTGCAGCATATGGACATCATGCCATAATGCTTGGAAATTCCAATAAAAAAGTCAATTCGTTTATAGAGGAAGGCCTTCTGGCAACCACTGATGACAGCCTGACCGATGAGAAACTCATCTCATTGGTACTGAAATGTGGGGAACATGGTTTTGATGTAATGGCAGCCCTTGACGCGGTAAATACCACTACATTTGGAAATCCGGAACCTACACAGGTCAATATTGGAACAAGAGGCAATCCCGGTATTCTCGTAAGCGGTCATGATCTAAAGGACCTGAAACAGCTATTGGATCAGACTGAGGAAACCGGTGTAGATGTCTATACTCACGGTGAGATGCTGCCTGCAAATGCATATCCTGAATTTAAAAAGTACAAACATCTGGTAGGAAACTACGGCGGATCATGGTGGCAACAGCGGCAGGAATTCGAGAGCTTCAACGGACCAATATTACTTACAAGCAACTGTATAGTCCCTCCAAAAAAGACCTATATTGACAGGTTATACACTACGGGGTCAGTAGGTTATGACGGCGCCACACACATCGTGGCTGAAGATGGTAAGAAAGACTTCTCGGCCATCATCGAGCAGGCAAAGACCTGTGAACCTCCGGTACAATTAGAAAAAGGGACTGTTATGACCGGTTTTGCTTACAACTCCATACTGTCTAATGCAGACAGGATCGTTGATGCCATCAAAGCAGGCAAGATAAAGAAGTTCATTGTCATGGCAGGTTGTGACGGACGCCACAAGGACAGGCAGTATTACACAGATTTCGCAGAAGCATTGCCCAAAGATACTATCATACTTACCGCAGGATGTGCAAAATATCGCTACAATAAGCTTAACCTTGGGGACATTGATGGAATTCCAAGGGTACTGGATGCAGGACAGTGTAATGATTCATTTTCACTGATCATCATTGCACAGGGACTTATGGCCAGGCTTGGATTTATAGATGTTAACGAAGCCCCGATCTCGTACAATATCGCATGGTACGAACAAAAGGCAGTCCTTGTGTTGCTTACCCTCCTGAGGCTTGGAATACAGGATATTACCCTTGGCCCGACACTTCCCGCCTTTGTCTCACCGAATGTCCTCAATGTGCTGGTGGAGAAGTTCAATATAACACCGAACAGCACCATAGAAGAAGACCTGGAGAGACTCTTAAAATAA
- a CDS encoding type II toxin-antitoxin system RelE/ParE family toxin, with amino-acid sequence MYSVIYTEAARKDLKKLPHEVAQRVYSAVKQIKNDPYSHVKKLKASPTAPFYSLRVGEYRVIMTIENQQLVIFVIEIGHRSKIYRKY; translated from the coding sequence ATGTACTCCGTGATTTATACCGAGGCAGCCCGCAAGGATCTGAAAAAACTTCCCCACGAAGTAGCCCAGAGAGTTTACAGCGCTGTTAAACAAATAAAGAACGACCCTTATTCTCACGTAAAAAAATTAAAAGCTTCACCCACAGCTCCTTTTTATTCCCTGAGGGTTGGCGAATACCGTGTTATTATGACGATTGAAAACCAGCAACTGGTTATTTTTGTCATTGAAATCGGACACCGAAGCAAGATTTACAGGAAATATTGA
- a CDS encoding M48 family metallopeptidase, which yields MMRKNDSIKANDSIKACGRTIAYEIIYSKRRKSAAIVVRPDLKVEFRAPPGLDPETIRTMVRKKADWVLKKLDGFEGKRNLNPEKRYFEGEKFLYRGKEYPLKLTFGGRVLSAGLEGPVLEVVIPEKVPEPLGPAPVKEAVWQWYLGRAYEKVGELVEVYSDKMGISPPSYRVKYQKRRWGSCSADNVLRINFQLMMAPPEQLEYVVVHELCHVKEKNHSNNFWALVEELMPDYRTHREGLKKDGWKYAL from the coding sequence ATGATGAGGAAAAACGATAGTATCAAAGCCAACGATAGTATCAAAGCCTGTGGCAGGACAATTGCCTATGAAATTATCTACAGCAAGAGGCGGAAAAGCGCGGCAATCGTTGTTCGCCCTGACCTGAAAGTTGAGTTTCGGGCTCCCCCCGGGTTGGACCCTGAAACTATCAGGACGATGGTCAGGAAGAAAGCAGACTGGGTCCTGAAAAAACTTGACGGGTTTGAAGGAAAACGGAACCTTAACCCTGAAAAGCGGTATTTTGAGGGTGAAAAATTCCTGTATCGGGGGAAGGAGTACCCCCTGAAACTGACCTTCGGCGGCAGGGTACTATCGGCAGGCCTGGAAGGTCCGGTGCTTGAAGTCGTGATCCCGGAGAAGGTGCCGGAACCCCTGGGCCCGGCTCCTGTGAAAGAGGCGGTCTGGCAGTGGTACCTCGGGCGTGCCTATGAGAAAGTCGGGGAGCTGGTAGAGGTATATTCTGATAAAATGGGCATATCTCCTCCTTCCTATAGAGTCAAATACCAGAAAAGACGCTGGGGGAGTTGCTCTGCTGACAATGTCCTCAGGATAAATTTCCAGCTTATGATGGCCCCGCCCGAGCAGCTTGAGTATGTTGTGGTGCATGAACTCTGCCATGTTAAGGAAAAAAACCACTCTAACAATTTCTGGGCACTGGTTGAGGAGCTCATGCCGGATTACAGGACCCATAGGGAGGGGCTGAAAAAGGACGGCTGGAAATATGCGCTTTGA
- the hsdR gene encoding EcoAI/FtnUII family type I restriction enzme subunit R, whose product MVQERGKKPEEEARENIDKKELSERDICTKFITPALRNAKWDIRTQIREEVKLTDGRVIVKGNSSGRGKPKWADYILYHKPNLPLAVIEAKNNRHSVGDGMQQALMYAEMLDIPFAFSSNGDAFLVHDRTGTLGQVEEEIPLEKFPSPEFLWEKYCEWKGFDEGKQKVVTQDYYSGSGGKTPRYYQRIAINRTVEAIAKGQDRILLVMATGTGKTFTAFQIIWRLWKGGVKQRILYLADRNILVDQTKINDFKPFEKAMTKIKNRKVDTAYEIYLSLYQAVTGSEEEKNIYKQFSPDFFDLVIVDECHRGSAAEDSAWREILDYFSSATQIGLTATPKETKEISNTDYFGKPIYTYSLKQGIEDGFLAPYRVVRIDLDKDLEGWRPEKEKTDRYGRLIEDRIYGQKDYDRGLVLEKRTELVARKVTEFLKENDRFDKTIVFCENIDHAERMRRALVNENSDLAAENRRYVMRITGDNPEAKIELDDFITPESRYPVIATTSKLMSTGVDAQTCKLIVLDKRIQSMTEFKQIIGRGTRIQEDYGKFYFTIMDFKKATELFADPDFDGDPVQVYDPEDGPFRGRGPLEGDGSEKYFVGDVEVNVIAERRQYFGPDGKLITESLKDYTRKTVLEDFESLDSFLQHWNEAEKKQAILAELEEQGLLLDALSEEVGKDFDPFDLICHVAFDRPPLSRKERAEKVRKSDYFSKYGEQAKEVLSALLNKYADEGLENLESMKVLKVRPFDRIGSQLEIMRMFGGKKSYLDAVRGLENQLYSVEV is encoded by the coding sequence ATGGTTCAGGAAAGGGGAAAGAAGCCAGAGGAAGAAGCCCGCGAAAACATAGACAAAAAAGAACTGAGTGAGCGGGATATCTGCACGAAGTTCATCACGCCGGCGCTCAGGAATGCGAAGTGGGACATACGCACTCAAATCCGTGAAGAAGTGAAACTGACAGACGGAAGGGTAATTGTAAAGGGGAACTCCTCCGGACGGGGAAAACCGAAATGGGCAGACTATATACTCTACCATAAACCAAATCTCCCCCTGGCTGTCATAGAGGCAAAGAACAACAGGCACAGCGTCGGAGACGGCATGCAGCAGGCCCTTATGTATGCCGAGATGCTGGACATACCTTTTGCTTTCAGTTCCAACGGGGACGCTTTTCTGGTGCATGACAGGACTGGCACGCTTGGACAGGTGGAAGAGGAAATCCCGCTTGAGAAGTTTCCTTCCCCCGAATTCCTCTGGGAAAAATACTGTGAGTGGAAAGGGTTTGATGAAGGCAAGCAGAAGGTTGTGACCCAGGACTACTACTCAGGCTCCGGCGGGAAGACCCCTCGCTACTACCAGCGGATAGCAATCAACCGGACCGTGGAAGCAATCGCAAAAGGACAGGACAGAATTTTGCTTGTGATGGCTACGGGCACGGGCAAGACTTTTACGGCTTTTCAGATCATCTGGAGGCTCTGGAAGGGGGGAGTAAAGCAGAGGATTCTCTACCTTGCAGACCGGAACATCCTGGTTGACCAGACCAAGATCAACGATTTCAAGCCCTTCGAAAAGGCAATGACGAAGATCAAGAACAGGAAAGTCGATACCGCATACGAGATTTACCTTTCGCTTTACCAGGCGGTCACAGGCTCGGAAGAGGAGAAAAACATCTACAAGCAGTTTTCCCCGGACTTTTTTGACCTGGTAATCGTGGACGAATGCCACAGGGGAAGTGCAGCCGAGGACTCGGCCTGGCGGGAGATCCTGGATTATTTCAGTTCAGCAACGCAGATCGGGCTAACCGCCACGCCCAAGGAGACAAAGGAAATCTCCAACACTGACTATTTCGGAAAGCCGATCTATACGTATTCCCTGAAACAGGGAATTGAAGACGGTTTCCTTGCCCCGTACCGGGTTGTCCGCATCGACCTTGACAAAGACCTTGAAGGCTGGAGGCCGGAAAAGGAAAAGACGGACAGGTACGGCAGGCTCATTGAAGACCGGATTTACGGCCAGAAGGACTATGACAGGGGGCTTGTGCTCGAAAAAAGGACTGAACTGGTCGCACGGAAGGTCACGGAGTTTCTGAAGGAAAATGACCGCTTTGACAAGACCATCGTGTTCTGCGAAAACATAGACCACGCCGAAAGGATGCGAAGGGCCCTTGTAAACGAAAATAGCGACCTTGCGGCCGAAAATCGCCGCTATGTGATGCGGATTACCGGGGACAACCCGGAAGCGAAAATCGAACTTGACGATTTCATAACCCCTGAAAGCCGCTACCCCGTGATTGCCACGACATCCAAACTCATGAGCACGGGGGTGGACGCCCAGACCTGCAAACTGATCGTGCTTGACAAGCGCATCCAGTCCATGACCGAGTTCAAGCAGATCATAGGCAGGGGGACCCGCATCCAGGAAGATTACGGGAAATTCTATTTTACCATCATGGACTTCAAGAAAGCCACGGAACTCTTTGCAGACCCGGACTTTGACGGAGACCCTGTGCAGGTTTACGACCCGGAAGACGGACCTTTCAGGGGAAGGGGGCCTCTCGAAGGGGACGGGAGCGAGAAGTACTTCGTGGGCGACGTTGAAGTAAATGTCATAGCCGAGCGCAGGCAGTACTTTGGCCCGGACGGCAAGCTGATAACGGAATCCCTCAAAGACTATACACGGAAGACAGTACTTGAAGACTTCGAGTCCCTTGACTCTTTTTTACAGCACTGGAACGAAGCCGAAAAGAAACAGGCAATCCTTGCCGAACTTGAAGAGCAGGGCCTTTTGCTTGACGCCCTTTCCGAGGAAGTAGGAAAAGACTTCGACCCCTTCGACCTTATCTGCCATGTCGCCTTCGACCGCCCGCCCCTGAGCCGGAAAGAGAGGGCTGAAAAAGTCCGGAAAAGCGACTACTTCAGCAAATACGGAGAGCAGGCAAAAGAAGTTCTCAGTGCGCTCCTTAACAAGTACGCGGATGAAGGGCTTGAAAACCTTGAAAGCATGAAAGTGCTCAAAGTCCGGCCTTTTGACAGGATAGGAAGCCAGCTTGAAATAATGAGGATGTTTGGCGGCAAGAAAAGTTATCTTGATGCGGTAAGAGGGCTTGAGAACCAGCTCTATTCAGTCGAGGTTTGA
- a CDS encoding class I SAM-dependent DNA methyltransferase yields MSLSTTIKGIQDIMRKDAGVDGDAQRVSQLGWMLFLKIFDAREEEFELDDENEYITPIPEELRWRNWAKDPEGITGDTLLDFINEKLFKTLKNLSFSEGDDPRGQVVKDVFEDSYNYMKNGTLIRQVINKINEIDFTSSKDLHTFGSIYEKILKDLQSAGNAGEFYTPRAVTRFIVDMVDPKIGEQVLDPACGTGGFLSSTIEHLDKSKKNIDDFKLIQEAIHGIEKKQLPHLLCVTNMLLHGIEVPSRVRHDNTLARPLRSYGPKDRVDVIVTNPPFGGMEADEIETNFPAAFQTRETADLFLVLIMQLLKEGGRCGIVLPDGTLFGEGVKNRIKEKLLQECNLHTIVRLPNGVFSPYTGIKTNLLFFTKGEPTKDIWYYEHPYPAGYKSYSKTKPMRIEEFEPEKAWWTNRVENEYAWKVSAADVIANNYNLDIKNPNTVENDHGDPEELLEDYRGLLSEISETRTALKNELMDALAGKKA; encoded by the coding sequence ATGTCGTTAAGTACCACAATCAAGGGAATCCAGGACATCATGCGAAAAGACGCAGGCGTTGACGGGGACGCCCAGCGGGTCAGCCAGCTTGGATGGATGCTGTTTTTGAAAATATTCGATGCGAGAGAAGAAGAATTCGAGCTTGATGACGAAAACGAATACATCACCCCTATCCCGGAGGAACTGCGCTGGAGGAACTGGGCTAAAGACCCGGAGGGGATTACCGGAGACACCCTCCTGGACTTCATCAACGAAAAGCTCTTCAAGACCCTAAAAAACCTCTCCTTTTCCGAAGGTGACGACCCGAGAGGCCAGGTGGTAAAAGACGTCTTCGAAGACTCCTACAACTACATGAAAAACGGAACCCTGATCCGCCAGGTCATCAACAAGATCAACGAGATTGACTTCACAAGCTCAAAAGACCTGCACACCTTCGGCTCGATCTACGAAAAAATCCTCAAAGACCTCCAGAGCGCCGGAAACGCAGGCGAGTTCTACACCCCCCGCGCAGTTACCCGGTTCATAGTGGACATGGTTGATCCGAAAATAGGCGAGCAGGTCCTGGACCCCGCCTGCGGGACCGGAGGTTTCCTTTCCAGCACAATCGAACACCTGGACAAAAGCAAGAAAAACATCGACGATTTCAAACTAATTCAGGAAGCCATCCACGGCATCGAAAAAAAGCAGCTCCCCCACCTGCTTTGCGTAACCAACATGCTCCTCCACGGAATCGAAGTCCCCTCCCGGGTCCGGCACGACAACACCCTCGCCCGCCCCCTCAGGAGCTACGGCCCGAAGGACAGGGTGGACGTAATAGTCACAAATCCCCCCTTCGGAGGCATGGAAGCAGACGAAATCGAAACAAACTTCCCCGCAGCCTTCCAGACCCGCGAAACCGCCGACCTTTTCCTCGTCCTCATCATGCAGCTCCTCAAAGAAGGAGGGCGATGCGGAATAGTCCTCCCTGACGGAACCCTCTTCGGCGAAGGTGTAAAAAACCGCATAAAAGAAAAACTCCTCCAGGAATGCAACCTGCACACAATCGTCCGCCTCCCGAACGGCGTCTTCAGCCCCTACACCGGCATAAAAACCAACCTCCTCTTCTTCACCAAAGGCGAGCCCACCAAAGACATCTGGTACTACGAACACCCCTACCCCGCCGGCTACAAGTCCTACTCCAAAACCAAACCCATGCGCATCGAAGAATTCGAACCTGAAAAAGCCTGGTGGACCAACAGGGTCGAAAACGAATATGCCTGGAAAGTCTCGGCTGCGGATGTTATTGCTAATAACTACAACCTCGACATCAAAAACCCAAATACTGTGGAAAATGACCACGGCGATCCCGAAGAACTTCTGGAAGATTACAGGGGCCTGCTTTCTGAAATCTCAGAAACCCGAACCGCCCTCAAAAATGAACTTATGGATGCGTTGGCAGGGAAGAAAGCATGA
- a CDS encoding NAD(P)/FAD-dependent oxidoreductase has product MVREKQVSAKEGDGSEYDVLVIGAGPAGMFAANELAKQPLKVLIVDMGRDIDKRHCPMKEKGYCVHCTPCDIMCGVGGCGTFSDGTLNLRPDIGGDLAALTGDQDRAWELVNCVDRTFLRFGAPEGALLTVGPKIEELKRRAASVGARFIEIKQRHIGSDNAPAVIGNFKKELVKKGVDFLLETEVADLLVEDGTCSGIVLENGEVIRARYVLLAPGRRGCDWVSELVTGHGIDAHYGGIDIGVRVEVPAIIMDPITKINRDPKFHIHTRRYDDFVRTFCTNEHGFVVKEEYEGFIATNGHSMTNTESENTNFAFLVRIELTHPMENTTKYARSIAKLASTIGGGKPVLQRMGDLRRGRRSTDDRLARNLVTNTLKDVTPGDISMALPHRIVMDIIEGLETLDRIIPGVASDYTLLYAPEVKFYAMQLRVDRKLETSIKNLFAAGDGAGLSRDIVNAAATGIMAAQGIIEVERERERES; this is encoded by the coding sequence ATGGTTAGGGAAAAGCAGGTTTCTGCGAAGGAAGGAGACGGGTCCGAATACGACGTACTGGTCATAGGGGCAGGGCCGGCAGGGATGTTTGCGGCTAACGAGCTTGCAAAGCAGCCGCTGAAAGTCCTGATTGTGGACATGGGCAGGGATATCGATAAGAGGCACTGCCCCATGAAAGAAAAAGGCTACTGCGTACACTGCACCCCCTGTGACATTATGTGCGGGGTGGGAGGCTGCGGGACCTTTTCGGATGGGACGCTGAACCTGCGCCCGGACATAGGGGGAGACCTGGCAGCCCTTACCGGAGACCAGGACAGGGCCTGGGAACTCGTAAACTGTGTGGACAGGACTTTCCTGCGCTTCGGCGCCCCCGAAGGAGCCCTGCTGACGGTGGGCCCGAAAATCGAAGAGCTGAAGCGAAGGGCAGCTTCGGTCGGAGCCCGCTTTATCGAGATCAAGCAGCGGCACATAGGCTCGGACAATGCCCCGGCCGTGATAGGGAATTTCAAAAAGGAGCTTGTGAAAAAAGGCGTGGACTTTTTGCTGGAAACCGAAGTTGCCGACCTCCTGGTTGAGGACGGGACCTGTTCCGGAATCGTCCTTGAAAACGGGGAAGTGATCCGTGCCCGCTACGTGCTCCTGGCCCCTGGCAGGCGGGGCTGTGACTGGGTCTCCGAACTTGTGACCGGGCACGGAATCGATGCCCACTACGGTGGAATCGACATAGGGGTCAGGGTGGAAGTCCCTGCGATCATCATGGACCCGATCACAAAGATCAACCGCGACCCCAAGTTTCACATCCACACCCGGCGCTACGACGACTTCGTCCGGACCTTCTGCACCAACGAGCACGGTTTCGTGGTAAAAGAGGAATACGAAGGCTTCATCGCCACCAACGGCCACTCCATGACAAACACGGAATCCGAAAACACAAACTTCGCCTTTCTGGTCCGCATCGAACTCACCCACCCCATGGAAAACACCACGAAATACGCCCGTTCCATCGCCAAGCTTGCCAGCACAATCGGAGGCGGAAAACCAGTCCTCCAGCGCATGGGAGACCTCCGGCGCGGCCGCCGTTCCACAGACGACCGCCTTGCCCGGAACCTCGTGACCAATACCTTAAAAGACGTCACCCCCGGCGACATCTCAATGGCGCTTCCCCACAGGATCGTCATGGACATAATCGAAGGCCTGGAGACCCTGGACCGGATCATCCCCGGCGTTGCCTCGGACTACACCCTCCTCTACGCCCCCGAAGTCAAGTTCTACGCCATGCAGCTCCGGGTGGACCGCAAGCTGGAGACCAGCATCAAGAATCTCTTTGCAGCCGGAGACGGCGCAGGGCTTTCCCGGGATATCGTTAATGCGGCAGCAACCGGAATTATGGCGGCACAGGGGATTATCGAGGTTGAGAGGGAGAGGGAAAGAGAAAGCTGA
- a CDS encoding restriction endonuclease subunit S, protein MNQDVFFENFEMLAEAPNGVQELRELILQLAVMGKLVEQNPNDEPASMLVELIKAEKKRLVTESKIKKLKTLLITEDGEVPHEIPSGWKWVKFDEILLRISNGYSGKQNKNGIGIPVTRIETIAYEKVDKSRFGYVENLSEDIINKYKLEKYDILFSHINSDKHLGKTAVYYDENFLIHGTNLLLIRLINDYTNADYINIVMKHTRASGFFASIAQHAINQSSINQSKIRNILIPLPPLAEQKRIVSKVNELMALCDQLEARQQKKKKLRSKLNSAALDKMLSAENQDEFEEKWRRICENFDLLYDNPENVEELRKAVLQLAVQGKLVEQDEGDEPASVLIKNIEAKNKKLIKEGMIKKTKKLQPIGTEETPYSLPNGWLWTRFGNIAPYIEAGWSPMCEKRPKEGDEWGVLKISAVSWDIFNPSENKALPSNLKPRPEYEVKTNDFLMSRANTSELVGKSVVVEDTPSKLMINDKVLRLFFSSFAYKKFYNIFNNSQTARFYYSKEASGTSSSMKNISREVIYNMPVPLPPLNEQKRIVEKVDQLMGLCDELERKLRKGREESERLMETVVRGLIEGSAA, encoded by the coding sequence ATGAATCAGGATGTTTTTTTTGAGAATTTTGAGATGCTGGCAGAAGCACCTAATGGTGTGCAGGAATTAAGAGAGCTTATTTTGCAGCTTGCGGTAATGGGTAAACTTGTGGAACAGAATCCAAATGATGAGCCTGCTTCTATGCTAGTTGAACTGATTAAGGCTGAAAAGAAAAGACTTGTTACTGAAAGTAAGATCAAAAAATTAAAAACATTACTGATTACTGAAGATGGAGAGGTTCCACATGAAATTCCAAGCGGTTGGAAATGGGTAAAATTTGATGAAATTCTGTTGAGGATATCAAATGGCTATTCTGGAAAACAAAACAAGAATGGAATCGGAATACCTGTTACAAGAATTGAAACCATCGCTTATGAAAAAGTAGATAAATCTAGATTTGGATACGTTGAAAATTTATCGGAAGACATTATTAACAAATATAAACTCGAAAAGTACGATATACTTTTTAGCCACATAAACAGTGACAAACACCTCGGTAAAACTGCAGTGTACTACGATGAAAATTTTTTAATTCATGGAACAAATTTGCTCCTAATCCGATTAATAAATGATTACACTAATGCAGACTACATAAATATTGTAATGAAACATACGCGTGCATCTGGTTTTTTTGCTTCAATTGCTCAACATGCTATAAATCAATCATCGATCAATCAATCAAAAATAAGGAATATACTTATTCCTCTCCCACCCCTCGCCGAACAAAAACGCATCGTCTCAAAAGTCAACGAACTGATGGCTCTCTGCGATCAACTCGAAGCCCGCCAGCAAAAGAAGAAAAAACTCCGAAGCAAACTCAACAGCGCTGCCCTTGACAAAATGCTCAGCGCCGAAAATCAGGACGAATTCGAAGAAAAATGGCGGCGCATTTGCGAAAACTTTGATCTTCTCTATGATAACCCTGAAAATGTTGAAGAACTTCGAAAGGCGGTTCTTCAGCTTGCGGTTCAGGGGAAGCTTGTGGAGCAGGATGAAGGGGATGAGCCGGCAAGTGTTTTGATTAAAAACATTGAGGCTAAGAATAAGAAACTGATTAAGGAAGGGATGATTAAGAAAACAAAAAAATTACAACCTATCGGCACCGAGGAAACACCCTATAGTCTCCCTAATGGATGGTTATGGACTCGCTTTGGGAACATTGCTCCATATATAGAAGCAGGTTGGAGCCCAATGTGTGAAAAAAGGCCTAAAGAAGGCGATGAATGGGGCGTTTTAAAAATAAGTGCAGTTTCATGGGATATATTCAACCCTTCAGAAAACAAAGCACTTCCATCGAATCTAAAGCCAAGGCCGGAATATGAAGTAAAAACAAATGATTTTCTCATGTCAAGGGCAAACACATCAGAACTTGTAGGAAAAAGCGTTGTTGTTGAAGATACTCCTTCCAAATTAATGATCAATGACAAGGTACTAAGGTTATTTTTTTCCAGTTTCGCATATAAAAAATTCTATAACATTTTCAACAACAGTCAAACAGCGCGTTTTTATTATTCGAAAGAGGCATCCGGAACAAGTAGTTCAATGAAGAACATCTCCAGAGAAGTAATATACAATATGCCTGTTCCTCTCCCACCCCTCAATGAACAAAAGCGCATCGTTGAAAAAGTAGATCAGCTCATGGGTTTGTGCGATGAACTTGAAAGGAAACTTAGAAAGGGGCGGGAAGAGAGCGAGCGACTGATGGAGACGGTTGTTCGGGGGTTGATTGAAGGTTCCGCCGCATAA